The following are from one region of the Polaribacter marinaquae genome:
- the rmuC gene encoding DNA recombination protein RmuC: MTEIIIYLIIAVVFLIFGFLIGKLISKINFEKEKSILEKVNATLEERSIRLSQSKETLENNFIENQQELKNNQQEKEKLLGITSKQEFEIENLQLKLKENKTEVENLQQKFTKEFENLANKILDEKSNKFTVQNKENIQNILNPLQEKIKGFEDKVEKTHKESIDYHAALRQQILGLKELNLQMSKETINLTKALKGDNKVQGNWGELVLERVLEKSGLEKDREYFVQQSFTNDDGKRVLPDVVIHLPNNKKMIIDSKVSLVAYEQYVNEEDESLRQTFLKEHVNSLKRHITQLSDKKYEDIYKIASPDFVLLFIPIEPAFAIALNEDTHLYNKAFDKNIVIVTPSTLLATLRTIDTMWNNEKQQRNALEIARQAGALYDKFEGLLNDLIGIGKKIDDSKKEYSNAMNKLVDGRGNLIKSVQKLKEMGAKAKKSIPENLLERSKEN, from the coding sequence ATGACAGAAATAATCATATACTTAATAATTGCTGTAGTTTTTTTAATATTTGGCTTTTTAATCGGTAAATTAATTTCAAAAATTAATTTTGAGAAAGAAAAATCGATTTTAGAAAAAGTAAATGCCACATTAGAAGAGAGATCTATTAGGTTATCTCAATCTAAAGAAACTTTAGAAAATAACTTCATAGAAAATCAGCAAGAATTAAAAAATAATCAACAAGAAAAAGAAAAACTTCTTGGGATAACATCAAAACAAGAATTTGAGATTGAAAATCTTCAGCTTAAATTAAAGGAAAATAAAACCGAAGTAGAAAATTTACAGCAAAAGTTCACCAAAGAATTTGAAAATTTAGCGAATAAAATTTTAGATGAAAAATCGAACAAATTTACTGTTCAGAACAAAGAAAATATTCAAAATATATTAAATCCTTTACAAGAAAAAATAAAAGGATTTGAAGATAAGGTTGAAAAAACTCATAAAGAAAGTATCGATTACCATGCCGCGCTACGTCAGCAAATACTTGGTTTAAAAGAATTAAACCTACAAATGAGTAAAGAAACTATTAATTTAACAAAAGCTTTAAAAGGCGATAATAAAGTTCAAGGTAATTGGGGTGAACTCGTTTTAGAACGAGTTTTAGAAAAATCTGGCTTAGAAAAAGACCGAGAATACTTTGTGCAGCAAAGTTTTACAAATGACGATGGCAAAAGGGTTTTGCCCGATGTAGTTATTCATCTGCCGAACAATAAAAAAATGATTATCGACTCTAAGGTTTCTTTAGTGGCTTATGAACAATATGTAAATGAAGAAGACGAAAGTTTAAGACAAACTTTCTTAAAAGAGCATGTAAATTCTTTAAAAAGACACATTACACAATTAAGTGATAAAAAATACGAAGACATATATAAGATAGCATCTCCAGATTTTGTATTGCTTTTTATTCCGATAGAACCTGCTTTTGCAATTGCTTTAAATGAAGACACGCATCTATATAACAAAGCTTTCGATAAAAATATTGTTATTGTTACACCTTCTACCCTATTAGCTACATTACGTACCATAGATACGATGTGGAACAATGAAAAACAACAAAGAAATGCACTTGAAATAGCAAGACAAGCGGGTGCTTTATATGATAAATTTGAAGGTCTTTTAAATGATTTAATTGGAATTGGTAAAAAAATTGATGACAGTAAAAAAGAATATTCTAATGCCATGAATAAATTAGTTGATGGTAGAGGAAACCTTATTAAAAGCGTTCAGAAATTAAAAGAAATGGGAGCTAAAGCTAAAAAATCTATTCCGGAAAACTTATTAGAACGTTCTAAAGAAAACTGA
- a CDS encoding CsbD family protein produces MNTDTNEGKWKQIKGEFKEEFGNITNDKSTETDGKFDKLVGQIQEKYGETREKIEKEVKSW; encoded by the coding sequence ATGAATACGGATACAAACGAAGGTAAGTGGAAACAAATAAAAGGTGAATTTAAAGAAGAGTTTGGTAATATTACTAACGATAAATCTACCGAAACTGATGGTAAATTTGATAAACTTGTTGGACAAATTCAAGAAAAATACGGTGAAACCCGAGAAAAAATAGAAAAAGAAGTTAAAAGCTGGTAA
- the glyA gene encoding serine hydroxymethyltransferase, which yields MQLDNQIFDLIQEEKERQLNGLELIASENFVSDQVMQAQGSILTNKYAEGYPGKRYYGGCEIVDIVEQIAIDRAKELFGAEYVNVQPHSGSQANTAVFAACLKPGDTILGFDLSHGGHLTHGSSVNFSGKLYNPTFYGVDEETGILNYDKIQDIANKEQPKLIIAGASAYSRDIDFKRFREIADSVGALLLADISHPAGLIAKGILNDPLPHCHIVTTTTHKTLRGPRGGMIMIGKDFENPFGETLKSGKPKKMSTLLNSAVFPGNQGGPLEHVIAAKAVAFGEALTDEFLEYQIQVKENAAAMAKEFVAKGYKIISGGTDNHCMLIDLRNKNISGKDAEIALGKADITVNKNMVPFDDKSPFVTSGIRVGTPAITTRGLKVEDMKAVVDFIDEAINNADNEEALHEIGERVSDMMSARRLFVM from the coding sequence AAGTTATGCAAGCTCAAGGTTCTATTTTAACGAATAAATACGCTGAAGGATATCCTGGTAAAAGGTATTATGGAGGTTGTGAAATAGTTGATATTGTAGAGCAAATAGCAATAGATAGAGCTAAAGAATTATTTGGTGCAGAGTATGTAAACGTACAGCCACATTCTGGTTCACAGGCTAACACAGCCGTTTTTGCAGCTTGTTTAAAACCTGGTGATACTATTTTAGGTTTCGATCTATCGCACGGTGGACATTTAACTCATGGTTCTTCTGTAAATTTTTCTGGTAAATTATACAACCCAACATTTTACGGTGTAGATGAAGAAACAGGAATTTTAAATTATGATAAAATTCAAGATATTGCAAATAAAGAACAACCAAAACTTATTATAGCTGGTGCTTCTGCATATTCTAGAGATATCGATTTTAAACGTTTTAGAGAAATTGCAGATAGTGTTGGTGCACTTTTATTAGCAGATATTTCTCATCCTGCAGGTTTAATTGCAAAAGGAATTTTAAATGATCCTTTGCCTCATTGTCATATTGTTACTACAACTACTCATAAAACATTACGTGGCCCAAGAGGTGGTATGATTATGATTGGTAAAGATTTTGAAAATCCTTTCGGAGAAACACTTAAAAGTGGTAAACCTAAAAAAATGTCGACATTATTAAATTCGGCAGTTTTTCCTGGTAACCAAGGTGGGCCGTTAGAACATGTTATTGCTGCAAAAGCAGTAGCTTTTGGCGAAGCTTTAACAGATGAGTTTTTAGAATATCAAATTCAAGTAAAAGAAAATGCAGCTGCAATGGCAAAAGAATTTGTAGCAAAAGGTTATAAAATTATTTCTGGTGGTACAGATAACCATTGTATGCTAATAGATTTACGTAATAAAAATATTTCTGGTAAAGATGCAGAAATTGCTTTAGGTAAAGCAGATATTACGGTTAATAAAAATATGGTTCCTTTTGATGATAAGTCTCCTTTTGTAACTTCTGGTATTAGAGTTGGTACGCCAGCAATTACAACAAGAGGTTTAAAAGTAGAAGATATGAAAGCTGTTGTAGATTTTATTGATGAAGCGATTAATAACGCAGATAACGAAGAGGCTTTACATGAAATAGGTGAACGTGTTTCTGATATGATGAGCGCAAGAAGACTATTTGTAATGTAA